From a single Nicotiana tabacum cultivar K326 chromosome 8, ASM71507v2, whole genome shotgun sequence genomic region:
- the LOC142163264 gene encoding uncharacterized protein LOC142163264 translates to MSVSVYMKLKKSSAGTTTLPLCVSFAKNIIAASTSSFDVAPISSKIAQFERTDMITTFDVQEGDDAILELDDANIITDQFHQNVEKGQIYKDKKPAGSRYETQNMILIQYISIPTEYTMYILECVDERCTWILKASSLRASNLFKVMDFNSVHSCSTDKRFCSQKQVVSAFVAAVVQDKLVDPKTIYTPTDIQRDIQKAYGIDLSYMQAWRSKEKAMQLLRRSPSESYKKMPTYLYMLEYANPGSVTRLHTEGDGSFLYAFIAIYASIRGWVYCRLTVVVDGSFLKLTYRGTILTASTQDEEGQILPLAYAIVDSENDASWEWFFVHFRETYGQREGMCIVSDRHDAIWKATSIVYPEVPHCALNAANKHARDLPVVNLLDFMTTLIQKWNYINRKDAVESFMKIGAKYEKILADNTILSQTMMVLSSTEFLHLVIDGQTRNVVRLHERNCTCGRFQLDDIPYPHAMAVIQKFHMDSYKYCSDYYSIDYLLKIYEITVNPLPDDTTWKIPEHVSSQVVLPPKGKIKPERPKTKRGIGGWEGNTVTCALCGRKGHNRRTCRNIPKRD, encoded by the exons ATGAGTGTTAGTGTTTACatgaaattgaaaaaatcaaGTGCAGGGACGACAACACTTCCACTGTGTGTGTCGTTTGCTAAAAACATTATAGCTGCAAGCACCTCCAGTTTCGATGTTGCTCCAATTTCATCaaaaattgcacaatttgaaaGAACTGATATGATTACTACGTTTGATGTGCAAGAAGGAGATGATGCCATTTTAGAACTTGATGATGCAAACATCATAACTGATCAATTTCatcaaaatgttgaaaaaggacaaaTTTATAAAGACAAGAAACCTGCTGGCTCTCGTTATGAAACA CAAAATATGATACTGATACAGTATAtaagtataccaacagagtataccAT GTATATCCTTGAATGCGTGGATGAAAGATGCACTTGGATACTTAAAGCATCAAGCCTGCGAGCATCAAATCTTTTCAAAGTGATGGATTTCAATTCTGTCCACAGTTGTTCAACTGATAAGAGATTTTGTTCACAAAAGCAAGTTGTCTCAGCTTTTGTTGCAGCTGTGGTACAAGATAAACTTGTTGACCCGAAAACCATATATACACCAACAGATATCCAGAGAGACATCCAAAAAGCATATGGTATAGACTTAAGCTACATGCaagcatggagatcaaaagaaaAAGCAATGCAATTATTGAGACGATCACCAAGTGAGTCATACAAGAAAATGCCAACATATCTTTATATGTTAGAGTACGCTAACCCAGGATCAGTGACACGACTACACACTGAAGGAGATGGGAGCTTCTTGTATGCATTCATAGCTATATATGCATCGATTAGAGGATGGGTCTATTGTAGGCTAACAGTTGTAGTTGATGGAAGTTTTTTAAAGTTAACATATAGAGGGACCATACTCACGGCTTCCACGCAAGACGAAGAGG GACAAATTCTACCCCTTGCATATGCAATTGTTGATTCGGAAAATGATGCATCGTGGGAATGGTTCTTCGTGCATTTCAGAGAAACCTATGGACAAAGAGAGGGAATGTGCATTGTATCAGACAGGCATGATGCTATATGGAAAGCAACTTCAATTGTCTATCCAGAAGTCCCTCATTGTGCAT TAAATGCAGCAAACAAGCACGCAAGAGACCTCCCAGTTGTGAATTTGCTTGACTTTATGACAACATTGATTCAAAAATGGAATTACATCAATCGGAAGGATGCAGTGGAATCATTTATGAAGATTGGTGCAAAGTATGAAAAAATATTGGCAGATAATACTATCTTATCACAGACGATGATG GTGTTGTCATCAACTGAATTCTTACATTTAGTAATTGATGGCCAAACAAGAAATGTGGTGCGCCTACATGAAAGAAACTGCACTTGTGGGAGGTTTCAGCTAGACGATATTCCATATCCACATGCAATGGCAGTTATACAAAAATTCCATATGGATTCATACAAGTATTGCTCGGATTACTACAGCATAGACTACTTGCTGaaaatatatgagataacagTAAATCCATTGCCTGATGACACAACGTGGAAAATTCCAGAACATGTCTCTTCGCAGGTGGTATTGCcaccaaaaggaaaaatcaaaccaGAAAGACCTAAAACGAAGAGAGGCATAGGAGGCTGGGAAGGAAATACAGTTACATGTGCACTATGTGGGAGAAAAGGACACAACCGGAGAACATGCCGAAATATTCCAAAGAGAGATTGA